The following are encoded in a window of Esox lucius isolate fEsoLuc1 chromosome 14, fEsoLuc1.pri, whole genome shotgun sequence genomic DNA:
- the ulk1b gene encoding serine/threonine-protein kinase ULK1 isoform X4: protein METVGKFEFSRKDLIGHGAFAVVFKGRNREKHDWEVAVKCINKKNLAKSQTLLGKEIKILKELKHENIVALHDFQETASSVYLVMEYCNGGDLADYLHSKGTLSEDTIRVFLQQIAGAMRVLQAKGIIHRDLKPQNILLSYPLGRKSHSTNTCIKIADFGFARYLQNNMMAATLCGSPMYMAPEVIMSQNYDAKADLWSIGTILFQCLTGKAPFQASSPQDLRLFYEKNKNLSPNIPRETSSHLRHLLLGLLQRNHKDRMDFEEFFHHPFLEASSSIKKITPAVTMTCFPSSASASSCSSSSTSHLASPPQSLAEVQQLRTKTLASPTQDAPVFLLKDSSGGGCSSKNSSCDTDDFVMVPAHFPSELPSEGPAGKVFHDSLMNSGSLLASGGLGSQGKTPPHSPSCSDSPSPLSRPSEFSASSCGNYGNYGQSVPIPVPTQVQNYQRMEQNLHSPSQAGSPRLSAPVPRCSSNSSLGFGRTGPFPPHPGGLRRPSAGGARPFQLSPQTLQFPDTQPPAQQLGLGSRLHSAPCLLEAASGGSRQKIRKQHSDPVGSNHQAGVMVMRPLHSSPRLSELMQRSPLPTILGSPSRGLVLAPPGSRTASDQRDRGQLPTGQPGQYSHMTTDDKRGFGRSQSAGRLSDMLLLAAFGGPLGERGSSDNLSSNRGAIDITAPPGGGAAGSASPAHVVFTVGSPPSGCTPPQTSRNRQYSAGSSSSISPVGSFTSRYQTGPYLDGFEVPSSPRYSFTDPITANMGGPVTFLAPELPEETLMEQEHTETLKSMRFTLDFARCLMEVAELRGTGAEQGDSSPPSMLQQQSLVADQISSLSREWSYAEQLVLYMKTAELLSSSLHTAIDRVKQGKLYPSATVKQVVKRLNELYKSSVSSCRSLNARLERFFSRKHRLMDHINTITAERLLFSHTVQMVQSAALDEMFHQGEASVQRYHKALLLMQGLSLLLTENDDILSVSKCKECIERRLTALQSGLCV, encoded by the exons GAAACAGCCAGTTCTGTGTACCTGGTAATGGAG TATTGCAATGGTGGTGACCTGGCGGACTATCTGCACT CCAAGGGCACCCTAAGTGAGGACACTATCAGGGTGTTCTTGCAACAGATAGCTGGGGCCATGAGGGTGCTGCAGGCCAAGGGGATCATCCACAGAGACCTCAAACCCCAAAACATCCTGCTCTCCTACCCATTAGGACGCAAGTCCCACTCCACCAACACCTGCATCaagatag CTGACTTTGGCTTTGCCAGGTACCTTCAGAACAACATGATGGCTGCCACTTTGTGTGGGTCCCCTATGTACATG GCACCTGAGGTCATCATGTCTCAGAACTATGATGCCAAGGCTGACCTGTGGAGCATTGGCACCATCTTGTTCCAGTGTCTGACTGGGAAGGCTCCATTTCAG GCTAGCAGTCCCCAGGACCTCCGGCTATTTTATGAGAAAAACAAGAACCTCAGCCCAAA CATTCCCAGAGAGACCTCCTCTCACCTGAGGCATCTGCTGCTGGGTCTTCTGCAGCGCAACCACAAGGACCGCATGGACTTTG AGGAATTCTTCCATCATCCTTTTCTGGAGGCGAGCTCATCCATTAAGAAGA taacCCCAGCTGTGACCATGACGTGCTTTCCCAGCTCTGCTTCAGCCAGCTCATGTAGCAGCTCTTCCACCTCACACCTGGCTTCCCCACCA cAGTCCCTGGCTGAGGTACAGCAGCTCCGTACCAAGACCCTTGCTTCCCCTACCCAAGATGCTCCTGTCTTCCTCCTAAAGGACTCCTCCGGAGGTGGCTGCAGCAGCAAAAACTCCTCCTGTGACACAGATGACTTTGTCATGGTGCCCGCACACTTCCCCA GTGAGCTCCCCAGCGAGGGGCCagctgggaaggtgttccacgACAGTCTGATGAACAGTGG CTCTCTGCTTGCTTCTGGTGGGCTGGGCAGTCAGGGCAAGACCCCTCCCCACTCCCCCTCCTGCAGTGACTCCCCCAGCCCCCTCAG TCGGCCCAGCGAGTTCTCTGCTAGCAGCTGTGGTAACTATGGTAACTACGGTCAGTCAGTGCCCATTCCAGTTCCCACTCAGGTCCAAAACTACCAGCGCATGGAGCAGAACCTCCATTCCCCTAGCCAGGCTGGCTCCCCACG GCTTTCAGCCCCAGTGCCCCGCTGCAGCAGCAATAGTTCCCTAGGATTTGGAAGGACCGGTCCTTTTCCTCCTCACCCAGGAGGCCTTCGCCGGCCTTCTGCAGGAGGTGCCAGACCTTTCCAGCTCTCTCCACAAA CTCTCCAGTTTCCTGACACGCAGCCTCCCGCTCAGCAGCTGGGCCTGGGCTCCCGTCTCCACAGCGCCCCCTGTCTTTTGGAAGCCGCTAGCGGTGGCAGCAGGCAGAAGATCAGGAAGCAGCACTCGGACCCAGTGGGGTCCAACCACCAGGCAGGCGTGATGGTTATGCGGCCCCTTCATTCCTCCCCCAGGTTGAGTGAGCTCATGCAGCGCAGCCCTCTTCCCACCATCCTGGGATCCCCCTCTAGA GGCCTGGTTCTGGCCCCACCTGGCAGCAGGACTGCCTCGGACCAAAGGGATAGAGGACAGCTCCCCACTGGCCAACCTGGTCAATATAGCCACATGACCACTGATGATAAGAGGGGCTTTGGCAGGTCTCAGAGTGCAGGTCGTCTGTCTGACATGCTGCTCTTGGCTGCATTTGGAGGGCCGCTGGGGGAGCGGGGCAGCAGTGACAACCTCAGCTCTAACAGAGGAGCCATAGATATTACAG CGCCCCCTGGGGGTGGAGCTGCAGGCTCAGCCAGCCCGGCCCATGTGGTGTTTACTGTTGGCTCCCCGCCCAGCGGCTGCACCCCGCCACAGACCTCTAGGAACAGGCAATACTCAG CAGGCTCCTCCAGCTCTATCAGCCCAGTGGGATCCTTCACAAGTCGATATCAGACAGGCCCCTATCTGGACGGCTTTGAGGTTCCCTCCAGTCCACGCTACAGTTTCACAGACCCCATTACAGCCAACATGGGGGGACCTGTCACCTTCCTGGCCCCTGAGCTGCCAGAGGAGACACTGATGGAG CAAGAGCACACAGAGACCCTAAAGAGCATGCGCTTCACGCTGGACTTTGCACGCTGTCTGATGGAGGTGGCAGAGCTCCGGGGGACCGGGGCTGAGCAGGGTGACAGCTCCCCGCCCTCCATGCtgcagcagcagagcctagtgGCTGACCAGATCAGCTCCCTCAGCAGAGAGTGGAG CTATGCAGAGCAGCTGGTTTTGTATATGAAGACTGCAGAGCTTTTATCTTCTTCATTACATACAGCAATTGATCGCGTAAAACAGGGCAAACTGTACCCCTCTGCTACTGTCAAACAag TGGTCAAGAGGCTGAACGAGCTGTACAAGTCCAGCGTGTCATCCTGCCGCTCCCTCAACGCAAGGCTAGAGCGCTTTTTCTCCCGGAAGCACCGTCTAATGGACCACATCAACACAATCACCGCTGAGAGGCTGCTGTTCAGCCATACTGTACAGATG GTGCAGTCCGCTGCGCTTGacgagatgttccaccagggaGAGGCGTCAGTGCAGCGCTATCACAAGGCCCTGCTGCTGATGCAGGGTCTGTCCCTGCTCCTCACCGAGAATGACGACATCCTCAGCGTCAGCAAAT GTAAGGAATGCATTGAGCGTCGCCTCACAGCTCTGCAGTCAGGGCTTTGCGTTTGA
- the ulk1b gene encoding serine/threonine-protein kinase ULK1 isoform X1, whose protein sequence is METVGKFEFSRKDLIGHGAFAVVFKGRNREKHDWEVAVKCINKKNLAKSQTLLGKEIKILKELKHENIVALHDFQETASSVYLVMEYCNGGDLADYLHSKGTLSEDTIRVFLQQIAGAMRVLQAKGIIHRDLKPQNILLSYPLGRKSHSTNTCIKIADFGFARYLQNNMMAATLCGSPMYMAPEVIMSQNYDAKADLWSIGTILFQCLTGKAPFQASSPQDLRLFYEKNKNLSPNIPRETSSHLRHLLLGLLQRNHKDRMDFEEFFHHPFLEASSSIKKITPAVTMTCFPSSASASSCSSSSTSHLASPPQSLAEVQQLRTKTLASPTQDAPVFLLKDSSGGGCSSKNSSCDTDDFVMVPAHFPSELPSEGPAGKVFHDSLMNSGSLLASGGLGSQGKTPPHSPSCSDSPSPLSRPSEFSASSCGNYGNYGQSVPIPVPTQVQNYQRMEQNLHSPSQAGSPRLSAPVPRCSSNSSLGFGRTGPFPPHPGGLRRPSAGGARPFQLSPQTLQFPDTQPPAQQLGLGSRLHSAPCLLEAASGGSRQKIRKQHSDPVGSNHQAGVMVMRPLHSSPRLSELMQRSPLPTILGSPSRAIPPFEFPKPPSSPNLVTFLAQQGLVLAPPGSRTASDQRDRGQLPTGQPGQYSHMTTDDKRGFGRSQSAGRLSDMLLLAAFGGPLGERGSSDNLSSNRGAIDITAPPGGGAAGSASPAHVVFTVGSPPSGCTPPQTSRNRQYSAGSSSSISPVGSFTSRYQTGPYLDGFEVPSSPRYSFTDPITANMGGPVTFLAPELPEETLMEQEHTETLKSMRFTLDFARCLMEVAELRGTGAEQGDSSPPSMLQQQSLVADQISSLSREWSYAEQLVLYMKTAELLSSSLHTAIDRVKQGKLYPSATVKQVVKRLNELYKSSVSSCRSLNARLERFFSRKHRLMDHINTITAERLLFSHTVQMVQSAALDEMFHQGEASVQRYHKALLLMQGLSLLLTENDDILSVSKCKECIERRLTALQSGLCV, encoded by the exons GAAACAGCCAGTTCTGTGTACCTGGTAATGGAG TATTGCAATGGTGGTGACCTGGCGGACTATCTGCACT CCAAGGGCACCCTAAGTGAGGACACTATCAGGGTGTTCTTGCAACAGATAGCTGGGGCCATGAGGGTGCTGCAGGCCAAGGGGATCATCCACAGAGACCTCAAACCCCAAAACATCCTGCTCTCCTACCCATTAGGACGCAAGTCCCACTCCACCAACACCTGCATCaagatag CTGACTTTGGCTTTGCCAGGTACCTTCAGAACAACATGATGGCTGCCACTTTGTGTGGGTCCCCTATGTACATG GCACCTGAGGTCATCATGTCTCAGAACTATGATGCCAAGGCTGACCTGTGGAGCATTGGCACCATCTTGTTCCAGTGTCTGACTGGGAAGGCTCCATTTCAG GCTAGCAGTCCCCAGGACCTCCGGCTATTTTATGAGAAAAACAAGAACCTCAGCCCAAA CATTCCCAGAGAGACCTCCTCTCACCTGAGGCATCTGCTGCTGGGTCTTCTGCAGCGCAACCACAAGGACCGCATGGACTTTG AGGAATTCTTCCATCATCCTTTTCTGGAGGCGAGCTCATCCATTAAGAAGA taacCCCAGCTGTGACCATGACGTGCTTTCCCAGCTCTGCTTCAGCCAGCTCATGTAGCAGCTCTTCCACCTCACACCTGGCTTCCCCACCA cAGTCCCTGGCTGAGGTACAGCAGCTCCGTACCAAGACCCTTGCTTCCCCTACCCAAGATGCTCCTGTCTTCCTCCTAAAGGACTCCTCCGGAGGTGGCTGCAGCAGCAAAAACTCCTCCTGTGACACAGATGACTTTGTCATGGTGCCCGCACACTTCCCCA GTGAGCTCCCCAGCGAGGGGCCagctgggaaggtgttccacgACAGTCTGATGAACAGTGG CTCTCTGCTTGCTTCTGGTGGGCTGGGCAGTCAGGGCAAGACCCCTCCCCACTCCCCCTCCTGCAGTGACTCCCCCAGCCCCCTCAG TCGGCCCAGCGAGTTCTCTGCTAGCAGCTGTGGTAACTATGGTAACTACGGTCAGTCAGTGCCCATTCCAGTTCCCACTCAGGTCCAAAACTACCAGCGCATGGAGCAGAACCTCCATTCCCCTAGCCAGGCTGGCTCCCCACG GCTTTCAGCCCCAGTGCCCCGCTGCAGCAGCAATAGTTCCCTAGGATTTGGAAGGACCGGTCCTTTTCCTCCTCACCCAGGAGGCCTTCGCCGGCCTTCTGCAGGAGGTGCCAGACCTTTCCAGCTCTCTCCACAAA CTCTCCAGTTTCCTGACACGCAGCCTCCCGCTCAGCAGCTGGGCCTGGGCTCCCGTCTCCACAGCGCCCCCTGTCTTTTGGAAGCCGCTAGCGGTGGCAGCAGGCAGAAGATCAGGAAGCAGCACTCGGACCCAGTGGGGTCCAACCACCAGGCAGGCGTGATGGTTATGCGGCCCCTTCATTCCTCCCCCAGGTTGAGTGAGCTCATGCAGCGCAGCCCTCTTCCCACCATCCTGGGATCCCCCTCTAGA GCCATTCCGCCATTTGAGTTCCCAAAACCCCCCAGCTCCCCTAACCTGGTGACCTTCTTGGCCCAGCAGGGCCTGGTTCTGGCCCCACCTGGCAGCAGGACTGCCTCGGACCAAAGGGATAGAGGACAGCTCCCCACTGGCCAACCTGGTCAATATAGCCACATGACCACTGATGATAAGAGGGGCTTTGGCAGGTCTCAGAGTGCAGGTCGTCTGTCTGACATGCTGCTCTTGGCTGCATTTGGAGGGCCGCTGGGGGAGCGGGGCAGCAGTGACAACCTCAGCTCTAACAGAGGAGCCATAGATATTACAG CGCCCCCTGGGGGTGGAGCTGCAGGCTCAGCCAGCCCGGCCCATGTGGTGTTTACTGTTGGCTCCCCGCCCAGCGGCTGCACCCCGCCACAGACCTCTAGGAACAGGCAATACTCAG CAGGCTCCTCCAGCTCTATCAGCCCAGTGGGATCCTTCACAAGTCGATATCAGACAGGCCCCTATCTGGACGGCTTTGAGGTTCCCTCCAGTCCACGCTACAGTTTCACAGACCCCATTACAGCCAACATGGGGGGACCTGTCACCTTCCTGGCCCCTGAGCTGCCAGAGGAGACACTGATGGAG CAAGAGCACACAGAGACCCTAAAGAGCATGCGCTTCACGCTGGACTTTGCACGCTGTCTGATGGAGGTGGCAGAGCTCCGGGGGACCGGGGCTGAGCAGGGTGACAGCTCCCCGCCCTCCATGCtgcagcagcagagcctagtgGCTGACCAGATCAGCTCCCTCAGCAGAGAGTGGAG CTATGCAGAGCAGCTGGTTTTGTATATGAAGACTGCAGAGCTTTTATCTTCTTCATTACATACAGCAATTGATCGCGTAAAACAGGGCAAACTGTACCCCTCTGCTACTGTCAAACAag TGGTCAAGAGGCTGAACGAGCTGTACAAGTCCAGCGTGTCATCCTGCCGCTCCCTCAACGCAAGGCTAGAGCGCTTTTTCTCCCGGAAGCACCGTCTAATGGACCACATCAACACAATCACCGCTGAGAGGCTGCTGTTCAGCCATACTGTACAGATG GTGCAGTCCGCTGCGCTTGacgagatgttccaccagggaGAGGCGTCAGTGCAGCGCTATCACAAGGCCCTGCTGCTGATGCAGGGTCTGTCCCTGCTCCTCACCGAGAATGACGACATCCTCAGCGTCAGCAAAT GTAAGGAATGCATTGAGCGTCGCCTCACAGCTCTGCAGTCAGGGCTTTGCGTTTGA
- the ulk1b gene encoding serine/threonine-protein kinase ULK1 isoform X2 — translation METVGKFEFSRKDLIGHGAFAVVFKGRNREKHDWEVAVKCINKKNLAKSQTLLGKEIKILKELKHENIVALHDFQETASSVYLVMEYCNGGDLADYLHSKGTLSEDTIRVFLQQIAGAMRVLQAKGIIHRDLKPQNILLSYPLGRKSHSTNTCIKIADFGFARYLQNNMMAATLCGSPMYMAPEVIMSQNYDAKADLWSIGTILFQCLTGKAPFQASSPQDLRLFYEKNKNLSPNIPRETSSHLRHLLLGLLQRNHKDRMDFEEFFHHPFLEASSSIKKITPAVTMTCFPSSASASSCSSSSTSHLASPPQSLAEVQQLRTKTLASPTQDAPVFLLKDSSGGGCSSKNSSCDTDDFVMVPAHFPSELPSEGPAGKVFHDSLMNSGSLLASGGLGSQGKTPPHSPSCSDSPSPLSRPSEFSASSCGNYGNYGQSVPIPVPTQVQNYQRMEQNLHSPSQAGSPRLSAPVPRCSSNSSLGFGRTGPFPPHPGGLRRPSAGGARPFQLSPQTLQFPDTQPPAQQLGLGSRLHSAPCLLEAASGGSRQKIRKQHSDPVGSNHQAGVMVMRPLHSSPRLSELMQRSPLPTILGSPSRAIPPFEFPKPPSSPNLVTFLAQQGLVLAPPGSRTASDQRDRGQLPTGQPGQYSHMTTDDKRGFGRSQSAGRLSDMLLLAAFGGPLGERGSSDNLSSNRGAIDITAPPGGGAAGSASPAHVVFTVGSPPSGCTPPQTSRNRQYSGSSSSISPVGSFTSRYQTGPYLDGFEVPSSPRYSFTDPITANMGGPVTFLAPELPEETLMEQEHTETLKSMRFTLDFARCLMEVAELRGTGAEQGDSSPPSMLQQQSLVADQISSLSREWSYAEQLVLYMKTAELLSSSLHTAIDRVKQGKLYPSATVKQVVKRLNELYKSSVSSCRSLNARLERFFSRKHRLMDHINTITAERLLFSHTVQMVQSAALDEMFHQGEASVQRYHKALLLMQGLSLLLTENDDILSVSKCKECIERRLTALQSGLCV, via the exons GAAACAGCCAGTTCTGTGTACCTGGTAATGGAG TATTGCAATGGTGGTGACCTGGCGGACTATCTGCACT CCAAGGGCACCCTAAGTGAGGACACTATCAGGGTGTTCTTGCAACAGATAGCTGGGGCCATGAGGGTGCTGCAGGCCAAGGGGATCATCCACAGAGACCTCAAACCCCAAAACATCCTGCTCTCCTACCCATTAGGACGCAAGTCCCACTCCACCAACACCTGCATCaagatag CTGACTTTGGCTTTGCCAGGTACCTTCAGAACAACATGATGGCTGCCACTTTGTGTGGGTCCCCTATGTACATG GCACCTGAGGTCATCATGTCTCAGAACTATGATGCCAAGGCTGACCTGTGGAGCATTGGCACCATCTTGTTCCAGTGTCTGACTGGGAAGGCTCCATTTCAG GCTAGCAGTCCCCAGGACCTCCGGCTATTTTATGAGAAAAACAAGAACCTCAGCCCAAA CATTCCCAGAGAGACCTCCTCTCACCTGAGGCATCTGCTGCTGGGTCTTCTGCAGCGCAACCACAAGGACCGCATGGACTTTG AGGAATTCTTCCATCATCCTTTTCTGGAGGCGAGCTCATCCATTAAGAAGA taacCCCAGCTGTGACCATGACGTGCTTTCCCAGCTCTGCTTCAGCCAGCTCATGTAGCAGCTCTTCCACCTCACACCTGGCTTCCCCACCA cAGTCCCTGGCTGAGGTACAGCAGCTCCGTACCAAGACCCTTGCTTCCCCTACCCAAGATGCTCCTGTCTTCCTCCTAAAGGACTCCTCCGGAGGTGGCTGCAGCAGCAAAAACTCCTCCTGTGACACAGATGACTTTGTCATGGTGCCCGCACACTTCCCCA GTGAGCTCCCCAGCGAGGGGCCagctgggaaggtgttccacgACAGTCTGATGAACAGTGG CTCTCTGCTTGCTTCTGGTGGGCTGGGCAGTCAGGGCAAGACCCCTCCCCACTCCCCCTCCTGCAGTGACTCCCCCAGCCCCCTCAG TCGGCCCAGCGAGTTCTCTGCTAGCAGCTGTGGTAACTATGGTAACTACGGTCAGTCAGTGCCCATTCCAGTTCCCACTCAGGTCCAAAACTACCAGCGCATGGAGCAGAACCTCCATTCCCCTAGCCAGGCTGGCTCCCCACG GCTTTCAGCCCCAGTGCCCCGCTGCAGCAGCAATAGTTCCCTAGGATTTGGAAGGACCGGTCCTTTTCCTCCTCACCCAGGAGGCCTTCGCCGGCCTTCTGCAGGAGGTGCCAGACCTTTCCAGCTCTCTCCACAAA CTCTCCAGTTTCCTGACACGCAGCCTCCCGCTCAGCAGCTGGGCCTGGGCTCCCGTCTCCACAGCGCCCCCTGTCTTTTGGAAGCCGCTAGCGGTGGCAGCAGGCAGAAGATCAGGAAGCAGCACTCGGACCCAGTGGGGTCCAACCACCAGGCAGGCGTGATGGTTATGCGGCCCCTTCATTCCTCCCCCAGGTTGAGTGAGCTCATGCAGCGCAGCCCTCTTCCCACCATCCTGGGATCCCCCTCTAGA GCCATTCCGCCATTTGAGTTCCCAAAACCCCCCAGCTCCCCTAACCTGGTGACCTTCTTGGCCCAGCAGGGCCTGGTTCTGGCCCCACCTGGCAGCAGGACTGCCTCGGACCAAAGGGATAGAGGACAGCTCCCCACTGGCCAACCTGGTCAATATAGCCACATGACCACTGATGATAAGAGGGGCTTTGGCAGGTCTCAGAGTGCAGGTCGTCTGTCTGACATGCTGCTCTTGGCTGCATTTGGAGGGCCGCTGGGGGAGCGGGGCAGCAGTGACAACCTCAGCTCTAACAGAGGAGCCATAGATATTACAG CGCCCCCTGGGGGTGGAGCTGCAGGCTCAGCCAGCCCGGCCCATGTGGTGTTTACTGTTGGCTCCCCGCCCAGCGGCTGCACCCCGCCACAGACCTCTAGGAACAGGCAATACTCAG GCTCCTCCAGCTCTATCAGCCCAGTGGGATCCTTCACAAGTCGATATCAGACAGGCCCCTATCTGGACGGCTTTGAGGTTCCCTCCAGTCCACGCTACAGTTTCACAGACCCCATTACAGCCAACATGGGGGGACCTGTCACCTTCCTGGCCCCTGAGCTGCCAGAGGAGACACTGATGGAG CAAGAGCACACAGAGACCCTAAAGAGCATGCGCTTCACGCTGGACTTTGCACGCTGTCTGATGGAGGTGGCAGAGCTCCGGGGGACCGGGGCTGAGCAGGGTGACAGCTCCCCGCCCTCCATGCtgcagcagcagagcctagtgGCTGACCAGATCAGCTCCCTCAGCAGAGAGTGGAG CTATGCAGAGCAGCTGGTTTTGTATATGAAGACTGCAGAGCTTTTATCTTCTTCATTACATACAGCAATTGATCGCGTAAAACAGGGCAAACTGTACCCCTCTGCTACTGTCAAACAag TGGTCAAGAGGCTGAACGAGCTGTACAAGTCCAGCGTGTCATCCTGCCGCTCCCTCAACGCAAGGCTAGAGCGCTTTTTCTCCCGGAAGCACCGTCTAATGGACCACATCAACACAATCACCGCTGAGAGGCTGCTGTTCAGCCATACTGTACAGATG GTGCAGTCCGCTGCGCTTGacgagatgttccaccagggaGAGGCGTCAGTGCAGCGCTATCACAAGGCCCTGCTGCTGATGCAGGGTCTGTCCCTGCTCCTCACCGAGAATGACGACATCCTCAGCGTCAGCAAAT GTAAGGAATGCATTGAGCGTCGCCTCACAGCTCTGCAGTCAGGGCTTTGCGTTTGA